The stretch of DNA GTGTTAAAGGTTTTATACCGAGCTTTTGCGTGTGTGAAAACAGTGGCTTCTGGCAGAATAACGTATTGGCTTGGCCATGGAGAGCCTTGTTAGATACACCTGTACTCTCCCGCAGTCATTACAGCCTCATTATAAGAGTGTTGCCACGATTTGCGGTGATCGTCGTCCATAATTGGCGCCGAATTTTCTTATTTTACAAAGGCTAAGAGACTAAGATATAGCTGAAATAGGTGTTCTGAACGCTGTGTATTACGACTGACCACCCGTTTTTCTTTACGCGCAGCAGTAATTGGCAGGATCTTTGAAGTAGTTCTTGGAGATAAGAGAAAAAATCTACAGAACTTTGTAGATGCAATCAAAACCGTGACATGATGCAATGTTCGATTCCTCTTTCTAGAGCAACTTCTTCATTGCCGTGATAATATAATATCAAGTCAAAACCTTCAAAACCGCTGTTAAGCCTCCAAAAAGACAAATCGACTAACAGTAACATCAAGGTTAATCAAATTAAATCAATGGCAGTAGGAAAATATTTAGACAATGATTTGCCATGAAGTTAAGGAAGGGTAGACTCGTTGAATATGACACTATCCAAGTTTCTGACAAACGAATGAGTGCCAATACTCTAACTTCCCGGGCGCCGTCACTGTAAAGTTAAACCGCTGTGTAATACAGTTTACGTTGCTTTGGACCCACACCGACCAAATCCGGGCGCCGGGCCGAAGTGTTTGCCTTTAAAGAAGATATGGCCGAACCTCATCCACCAGACAGCATGCCAGCGAATTCGAAAATCTTGTGATATACATGAACCTGCTAAACTGACCGCAGAAGTACAACAAAACGTAAAGGTGACTATTATTGCTGATGAGCGTGAAATCGTAACTTAATCATGGTACGTAGGGATATAAATACAACAAGGTGAAGCTTGGGTGAAGCatgaattgaaaaagaaaaaagacagCGAAATAGAGAAAAATGCCTGATCGAATCCTGAATCCGCAGTAACGTAAAATCGTAAAAAATAATTTATAACCAATTGAAGAAAGTCTGAAGAAAAAGATCACCGTGGAGGTCCTTTCTTCGCCGTCGCGGGTCCTTTCTTTGCAACCTGGCCCGTTCCCATTTTGCCTTTGGCGGCTAATTGAGCTTGTTGAGCCTGAAATTGGGCCACCTGAGCCAGATGAGCCATTTGCTGCGGGGTTACCTTGCCCGCCATTGCTTGTTGGTGCACAGCACCGGGACCAGCACCCATAGTTAAGTTCATCCTTTGTGCATGCATGGCCTTCTGATTAGCCATCATCGATAAATGTTGTTGAGTCAGTTGTGTATTCTGGCCGTTTATCATCATCCCTTGACTACCGCTCGCTCCACCCTGGAGCTGCTGCATCTGAATTTGAAATgcttgctgttgctgctgaggCGTAAGGTTTTGAACTGTGTTCATCCCTCCTGCTTGACGCCAGTACGGGTTCATCTGATTGAAGTTCTGATAATTGTTATACAGTGCGTATTGCGCCGCCATTTGCTGATTCATTTGTGGGTTCATTTGTACATTGTTGTTGAGTGCTTGCTGATTCAGCTGTTGGTTCATCTGCGCATTCATCTGCACGGAATTGTTAAGCCCTTGAGGTGAGACCTGGAGATGTGGTTGTTGATGATTCGCAGGCTGTATATGGACCTGTTGTTGCGCCAGAGCTTGAGATTGTGCTTGCGCCTGAGCCTGcgcctgagcctgagcttGTGCCTGAGCCTGCGCTTGCGCCTGAACATGAACCTGTGCTCTAGCAGCTTGGGCAGCATGTGTCGCTTGAACCTGCGCTGGGGTGAGTCCCTGGTGAAGTTGAGCGGCTTGTTGCATCGTGGGCGATCCCGCGGCAATCCCTTgcatttgctgctgctgagcagCCTGTTGTTGCAAAGGCGTCGGTCGCCGTATAATTGGCGTTTGGCCTGACATCATCATCTGCCCCATCTGTGGCTTCCCATCTGCACCCATGGCTGGCGTTAGAGGTCGGCCGTTCATGCGAGGCGAAGCGGTAGCCATGATTGGCGTCCCGTTGGCAGTAGCCGGAATGTTATTGGGCGGGGGCATGTGGCTCTGCTGCGGAGATCCATGGTTCATAGCGCGTATCTGAGCTGCATTAAGCTGAGGTGTGCCCGTAGGCCGGGCAGATTGCATCAACACGCTCTGGGATGCCAAATGGTGCTGCTGTGATCCCTGAGGTTGCTGTGGCTGACCTTGCTGCGCTAATTGTGCCTTTGCAATCATAGGCGACATACGACTGGATGGGCCTGCAGATAACTGTTGTGGAAGCACTAATGGACTTCCGCGCGCGGGCGAAGGAGTAGCGGCCACGCTTGGGGGCCGTGGATGCGGTTGCTGCTGAGCTTGCCCCTGATTTATCTGCATTGGAATTTGGGGTGTAGCACGCCCCCCATTTTTCTGGGTATTGGAAATGGCCACACTCGCccgttgctgctgctgcatgAGAGCTTGAGCGctttgttgctgttgctgttgctgctgctgttgaagttgttgttgtgaCTGTTGAAGTTGTTGAACATACAACTGTCCGCTATTTTGCTGCGACGACCCAACAAGCTGTTGTTGAGTGGGAGTTCCATTGTTGATGTGCGTCTTCGGGGGCTGACGCGGGTTTGGAGGCTGCTGGAGGAAATGTGCATTGGGTATATGGGGTTGGAATTGGGTAGCACCGGAGGGATAGGGTTGCGGTGTTGGTTGAGTACGCGGAGGGCTCATCGCGTTTTGCTGAGGTTTGGGTGATTGTGTAAAGCGCGGGACTTGCGGTTGTTGCTGAGCCACTTGATGTTGTTGCGAAATTTGTTGTACATGCTGTTGCTGAGGTTGTGGGTGAGTCTGACGGGGTTGGGACGGCGGTCGCTGTTGTAGATGTTGAATTGGAGATTGTTGAGGTTGTGACTGGGATTGTGTTACATGCGGCTGTTGAGATGGTTGTTGCTGAATCTGCGGAGGTTGTTGTTGCGGCTGTTGGTAGTGCATAtactgctgttgctgctgaggTTGTTGCTGGATTTGTGCTTGATTGGGTTGCGGCTGAGCGGGAGTGGCAGACCGCTGGGCAGCCTCAGTGGACGCCTGGACATTTGGGTATACTTGTGGCTGAATACCAGGACTTGACAGATTCGGAGGGTGCTGGTTTACGAATTGATGCGTAGGTTGGGGTGGAACTGGGGTATGCGAGCCATTCGCTGGTGCAAAAGCAACTCCATAGGGGGCTGCGGGGGTGTTGTTTATCTTCTGTTTCTTGTGACCCTTTCCTTCTGTTATATTCGCTGGCGAGTCCGCCTGAGAGGCAGGTGTTGGTGCCGCAGTGGGTGATGATTGTGACTGAGAATTTAGTAGAAATTGATTCCCAGCAGCAATGGGTAGTGCACCCTGGTTCGGATTGCTCTTGTGATTCTGGAAGTAATCCAACATACGGTAACTATAGTCACTGTGAGTTTTATCACCCTGGAAATGGATGAAAATCTAAACCTTGGAGTATGTGACTTGTTTTCCCGAGGTGCCATGAAGGTAAGAAGGCGTTCCCGCTTGACCTTCTCTGGTCCATCTTCTTCTGGTTCTGCAGTGGCAAGTTTGCGCTTGAGCGGAATAGGCGTGCTGGGGGTCGACACTCTCAAAATATGGTTAACGATGCGGGTCAAATGTGGATCGGGGTCAAGGCACAAGGGTTCTGAAGTCGAAAGCTAACGCAGACAAATCAATCCTGGAGTTACGACGTATGATAAGCGAATTAAATACCAGAAGCTTTGCCTCAACTTCCAGTGCATCTTGGTCGGTCCATTTGTTGCCGTGTCGTTGGTTCAGCAAACAGAGATCGGCCCATTGAGTTTCGGGATTAGGATGAAGGACAACACGCGTTTTCTGGGGAACTTTCAAGGCGGGTTCTTGTGTGCCCTGTGGTCGATAATCCAAAAGTTCTACGATCATACATCCTATTTGTGAGGTAAATTTGAGAACCACATCTATGCACAATGCTCGATATCCACACCTTCATAAAAGGGTACCCGGGCAGAGTCAAATAATTCTAAGTAATCCACTGGTATACGGTGAGCACGTATATCGTCAAGAAGAGACTAGATTTCGGTGAGAACTTTGAGTATGATATGAGCAACGGTCTACAACGCACAGCGATTTGGTTATTATACAGAAACTTGGACCCATTGTTTAAAATCCAGCACTCTGTATGAAGATGCACGGTGAAAGACGGTGGAGAGGACTCTGTCTTCTCGAGCAAGTGCTCAGCAGCGCGTGTCCTGTTGTAGCCTACCATAGCGGCCGAGGAGTGAGA from Psilocybe cubensis strain MGC-MH-2018 chromosome 7, whole genome shotgun sequence encodes:
- a CDS encoding SAGA complex subunit spt20; the protein is MVGYNRTRAAEHLLEKTESSPPSFTVHLHTECWILNNGSKFLYNNQIASLLDDIRAHRIPVDYLELFDSARVPFYEGCMIVELLDYRPQGTQEPALKVPQKTRVVLHPNPETQWADLCLLNQRHGNKWTDQDALEVEAKLLLSTSEPLCLDPDPHLTRIVNHILRVSTPSTPIPLKRKLATAEPEEDGPEKVKRERLLTFMAPRENKSHTPSYRMLDYFQNHKSNPNQGALPIAAGNQFLLNSQSQSSPTAAPTPASQADSPANITEGKGHKKQKINNTPAAPYGVAFAPANGSHTPVPPQPTHQFVNQHPPNLSSPGIQPQVYPNVQASTEAAQRSATPAQPQPNQAQIQQQPQQQQQYMHYQQPQQQPPQIQQQPSQQPHVTQSQSQPQQSPIQHLQQRPPSQPRQTHPQPQQQHVQQISQQHQVAQQQPQVPRFTQSPKPQQNAMSPPRTQPTPQPYPSGATQFQPHIPNAHFLQQPPNPRQPPKTHINNGTPTQQQLVGSSQQNSGQLYVQQLQQSQQQLQQQQQQQQQQSAQALMQQQQRASVAISNTQKNGGRATPQIPMQINQGQAQQQPHPRPPSVAATPSPARGSPLVLPQQLSAGPSSRMSPMIAKAQLAQQGQPQQPQGSQQHHLASQSVLMQSARPTGTPQLNAAQIRAMNHGSPQQSHMPPPNNIPATANGTPIMATASPRMNGRPLTPAMGADGKPQMGQMMMSGQTPIIRRPTPLQQQAAQQQQMQGIAAGSPTMQQAAQLHQGLTPAQVQATHAAQAARAQVHVQAQAQAQAQAQAQAQAQAQAQSQALAQQQVHIQPANHQQPHLQVSPQGLNNSVQMNAQMNQQLNQQALNNNVQMNPQMNQQMAAQYALYNNYQNFNQMNPYWRQAGGMNTVQNLTPQQQQQAFQIQMQQLQGGASGSQGMMINGQNTQLTQQHLSMMANQKAMHAQRMNLTMGAGPGAVHQQAMAGKVTPQQMAHLAQVAQFQAQQAQLAAKGKMGTGQVAKKGPATAKKGPPR